From Juglans regia cultivar Chandler chromosome 8, Walnut 2.0, whole genome shotgun sequence, the proteins below share one genomic window:
- the LOC108979624 gene encoding serine/threonine-protein kinase AFC3 isoform X2 → MVAIGIEGMEREQRIRKRPRLTWDVAPSEPQVKRAQVVSNEGVNRRRHASPPRRDDDREGHYVFNLGENLTPRYKILCKMGEGTFGRVLECWDRQTREYVAIKVVRSIRKYRDAAMIEVDVLQHLAKNDKGNSHCVQIRNWFDYRNHICIVFEKLGPSLFDFLKRNKYCPFPVDLVREFGRQLLESVACVWIVHSLLSYLLILFFLSFLTNNPDLFLGLFCLSRSEFCFDFFLLLTSFFALSYPADMHDLHLIHTDLKPENILLVSSEHIKLPGCKLAMVQRFSSDEMQFRCLPKSSAIKLIDFGSTAFDNQNHSSIVSTRHYRAPEVILGLGWSYPCDLWSVGCILIELCSGGALFQTHENLEHLAMMERVLGPLPEHMVQRADRGAEKYFRRGSRLNWPEGAVSRESIRAVNKLYCLKDLVSQHVVSSRSSLADLLQGLLKYDPSERLTARQALSHPFFQNLTLRE, encoded by the exons ATGGTGGCCATAGGAATTGAAGGAATGGAGAGGGAGCAACGAATCAGGAAAAGGCCTCGGCTCACATGGGACGTGGCTCCATCTGAGCCACAG GTGAAACGGGCACAGGTGGTGAGTAACGAAGGGGTGAATAGAAGAAGGCATGCGTCGCCGCCCAGAAGGGACGACGATCGCGAGGGCCATTACGTCTTCAATCTTGGCGAGAATCTCACTCCTAGAT ATAAGATACTCTGCAAGATGGGTGAAG GCACATTTGGTCGGGTTTTGGAATGTTGGGACCGTCAAACAAGAGAGTATGTGGCAATCAAGGTTGTCCGAAGCATACGCAAATACCGTGATGCAGCTATGATCGAGGTTGATGTGCTTCAACATCTTGCCAAGAATGATAAAGGCAACTCACA TTGTGTTCAGATTCGGAACTGGTTTGATTACCGGAATCACATATGCATT GTGTTTGAGAAGCTTGGACCAAGCTTATTTGATTTtctaaagagaaataaatactGCCCATTCCCTGTGGATCTTGTTCGGGAATTTGGAAGACAGCTTTTGGAATCTGTAGCATGTGTGTGGATAGTTCATAGCCTTTTGtcgtatttactcattttatttttcttatctttcctAACCAATAACCCAGATCTGTTTCTTGGCCTGTTTTGTTTGTCCAGGAgtgagttttgttttgattttttcctccttttgacttctttctttgctttatCATATCCGGCAGATATGCATGATTTACACTTAATTCACACTGACCTGAAGCCAGAAAATATACTTCTTGTATCATCTGAACATATAAAGCTTCCTGGTTGTAAG cttGCAATGGTACAGAGATTTTCTTCGGATGAAATGCAATTCAGGTGCTTGCCCAAGTCTAGTGCCATTAAGCTGATTGATTTTGGCAGTACTGCCTTTGACAATCAGAATCATAGCTCCATTGTGTCAACGAGACATTACAGAGCCCCTGAGGTTATTTTAG GATTAGGATGGAGTTATCCGTGTGATTTGTGGAGTGTTGGCTGCATACTTATTGAACTATGCTCA GGTGGAGCATTATTTCAGACGCATGAGAACCTAGAGCATTTGGCAATGATGGAGAGGGTGTTGGGACCTCTGCCAGAGCATATGGTTCAAAGGGCCGA CCGAGGTGCTGAAAAGTACTTCAGGCGAGGCTCACGACTGAATTGGCCAGAAGGAGCAGTTTCAAGGGAGAGCATTAGAGCTGTCAATAAGCTTTACTGTTTAAAG GATCTGGTATCTCAACATGTAGTGTCCTCAAGATCCTCCCTCGCTGATTTATTGCAAGGCTTGTTGAAGTATGATCCCTCCGAACGTCTCACGGCTAGACAAGCTCTTAGTCATCCCTTCTTTCAGAATCTAACTTTGAGAGAGTAG
- the LOC108979624 gene encoding serine/threonine-protein kinase AFC3 isoform X4 produces the protein MVAIGIEGMEREQRIRKRPRLTWDVAPSEPQVKRAQVVSNEGVNRRRHASPPRRDDDREGHYVFNLGENLTPRYKILCKMGEGTFGRVLECWDRQTREYVAIKVVRSIRKYRDAAMIEVDVLQHLAKNDKGNSHCVQIRNWFDYRNHICIVFEKLGPSLFDFLKRNKYCPFPVDLVREFGRQLLESVAYMHDLHLIHTDLKPENILLVSSEHIKLPGCKKLAMVQRFSSDEMQFRCLPKSSAIKLIDFGSTAFDNQNHSSIVSTRHYRAPEVILGLGWSYPCDLWSVGCILIELCSGGALFQTHENLEHLAMMERVLGPLPEHMVQRADRGAEKYFRRGSRLNWPEGAVSRESIRAVNKLYCLKDLVSQHVVSSRSSLADLLQGLLKYDPSERLTARQALSHPFFQNLTLRE, from the exons ATGGTGGCCATAGGAATTGAAGGAATGGAGAGGGAGCAACGAATCAGGAAAAGGCCTCGGCTCACATGGGACGTGGCTCCATCTGAGCCACAG GTGAAACGGGCACAGGTGGTGAGTAACGAAGGGGTGAATAGAAGAAGGCATGCGTCGCCGCCCAGAAGGGACGACGATCGCGAGGGCCATTACGTCTTCAATCTTGGCGAGAATCTCACTCCTAGAT ATAAGATACTCTGCAAGATGGGTGAAG GCACATTTGGTCGGGTTTTGGAATGTTGGGACCGTCAAACAAGAGAGTATGTGGCAATCAAGGTTGTCCGAAGCATACGCAAATACCGTGATGCAGCTATGATCGAGGTTGATGTGCTTCAACATCTTGCCAAGAATGATAAAGGCAACTCACA TTGTGTTCAGATTCGGAACTGGTTTGATTACCGGAATCACATATGCATT GTGTTTGAGAAGCTTGGACCAAGCTTATTTGATTTtctaaagagaaataaatactGCCCATTCCCTGTGGATCTTGTTCGGGAATTTGGAAGACAGCTTTTGGAATCTGTAGCAT ATATGCATGATTTACACTTAATTCACACTGACCTGAAGCCAGAAAATATACTTCTTGTATCATCTGAACATATAAAGCTTCCTGGTTGTAAG aagcttGCAATGGTACAGAGATTTTCTTCGGATGAAATGCAATTCAGGTGCTTGCCCAAGTCTAGTGCCATTAAGCTGATTGATTTTGGCAGTACTGCCTTTGACAATCAGAATCATAGCTCCATTGTGTCAACGAGACATTACAGAGCCCCTGAGGTTATTTTAG GATTAGGATGGAGTTATCCGTGTGATTTGTGGAGTGTTGGCTGCATACTTATTGAACTATGCTCA GGTGGAGCATTATTTCAGACGCATGAGAACCTAGAGCATTTGGCAATGATGGAGAGGGTGTTGGGACCTCTGCCAGAGCATATGGTTCAAAGGGCCGA CCGAGGTGCTGAAAAGTACTTCAGGCGAGGCTCACGACTGAATTGGCCAGAAGGAGCAGTTTCAAGGGAGAGCATTAGAGCTGTCAATAAGCTTTACTGTTTAAAG GATCTGGTATCTCAACATGTAGTGTCCTCAAGATCCTCCCTCGCTGATTTATTGCAAGGCTTGTTGAAGTATGATCCCTCCGAACGTCTCACGGCTAGACAAGCTCTTAGTCATCCCTTCTTTCAGAATCTAACTTTGAGAGAGTAG
- the LOC108979624 gene encoding serine/threonine-protein kinase AFC3 isoform X1 codes for MVAIGIEGMEREQRIRKRPRLTWDVAPSEPQVKRAQVVSNEGVNRRRHASPPRRDDDREGHYVFNLGENLTPRYKILCKMGEGTFGRVLECWDRQTREYVAIKVVRSIRKYRDAAMIEVDVLQHLAKNDKGNSHCVQIRNWFDYRNHICIVFEKLGPSLFDFLKRNKYCPFPVDLVREFGRQLLESVACVWIVHSLLSYLLILFFLSFLTNNPDLFLGLFCLSRSEFCFDFFLLLTSFFALSYPADMHDLHLIHTDLKPENILLVSSEHIKLPGCKKLAMVQRFSSDEMQFRCLPKSSAIKLIDFGSTAFDNQNHSSIVSTRHYRAPEVILGLGWSYPCDLWSVGCILIELCSGGALFQTHENLEHLAMMERVLGPLPEHMVQRADRGAEKYFRRGSRLNWPEGAVSRESIRAVNKLYCLKDLVSQHVVSSRSSLADLLQGLLKYDPSERLTARQALSHPFFQNLTLRE; via the exons ATGGTGGCCATAGGAATTGAAGGAATGGAGAGGGAGCAACGAATCAGGAAAAGGCCTCGGCTCACATGGGACGTGGCTCCATCTGAGCCACAG GTGAAACGGGCACAGGTGGTGAGTAACGAAGGGGTGAATAGAAGAAGGCATGCGTCGCCGCCCAGAAGGGACGACGATCGCGAGGGCCATTACGTCTTCAATCTTGGCGAGAATCTCACTCCTAGAT ATAAGATACTCTGCAAGATGGGTGAAG GCACATTTGGTCGGGTTTTGGAATGTTGGGACCGTCAAACAAGAGAGTATGTGGCAATCAAGGTTGTCCGAAGCATACGCAAATACCGTGATGCAGCTATGATCGAGGTTGATGTGCTTCAACATCTTGCCAAGAATGATAAAGGCAACTCACA TTGTGTTCAGATTCGGAACTGGTTTGATTACCGGAATCACATATGCATT GTGTTTGAGAAGCTTGGACCAAGCTTATTTGATTTtctaaagagaaataaatactGCCCATTCCCTGTGGATCTTGTTCGGGAATTTGGAAGACAGCTTTTGGAATCTGTAGCATGTGTGTGGATAGTTCATAGCCTTTTGtcgtatttactcattttatttttcttatctttcctAACCAATAACCCAGATCTGTTTCTTGGCCTGTTTTGTTTGTCCAGGAgtgagttttgttttgattttttcctccttttgacttctttctttgctttatCATATCCGGCAGATATGCATGATTTACACTTAATTCACACTGACCTGAAGCCAGAAAATATACTTCTTGTATCATCTGAACATATAAAGCTTCCTGGTTGTAAG aagcttGCAATGGTACAGAGATTTTCTTCGGATGAAATGCAATTCAGGTGCTTGCCCAAGTCTAGTGCCATTAAGCTGATTGATTTTGGCAGTACTGCCTTTGACAATCAGAATCATAGCTCCATTGTGTCAACGAGACATTACAGAGCCCCTGAGGTTATTTTAG GATTAGGATGGAGTTATCCGTGTGATTTGTGGAGTGTTGGCTGCATACTTATTGAACTATGCTCA GGTGGAGCATTATTTCAGACGCATGAGAACCTAGAGCATTTGGCAATGATGGAGAGGGTGTTGGGACCTCTGCCAGAGCATATGGTTCAAAGGGCCGA CCGAGGTGCTGAAAAGTACTTCAGGCGAGGCTCACGACTGAATTGGCCAGAAGGAGCAGTTTCAAGGGAGAGCATTAGAGCTGTCAATAAGCTTTACTGTTTAAAG GATCTGGTATCTCAACATGTAGTGTCCTCAAGATCCTCCCTCGCTGATTTATTGCAAGGCTTGTTGAAGTATGATCCCTCCGAACGTCTCACGGCTAGACAAGCTCTTAGTCATCCCTTCTTTCAGAATCTAACTTTGAGAGAGTAG
- the LOC108979624 gene encoding serine/threonine-protein kinase AFC3 isoform X3 — protein sequence MVAIGIEGMEREQRIRKRPRLTWDVAPSEPQVKRAQVVSNEGVNRRRHASPPRRDDDREGHYVFNLGENLTPRYKILCKMGEGTFGRVLECWDRQTREYVAIKVVRSIRKYRDAAMIEVDVLQHLAKNDKGNSHCVQIRNWFDYRNHICIVFEKLGPSLFDFLKRNKYCPFPVDLVREFGRQLLESVACVWIVHSLLSYLLILFFLSFLTNNPDLFLGLFCLSRSEFCFDFFLLLTSFFALSYPADMHDLHLIHTDLKPENILLVSSEHIKLPGCKRFSSDEMQFRCLPKSSAIKLIDFGSTAFDNQNHSSIVSTRHYRAPEVILGLGWSYPCDLWSVGCILIELCSGGALFQTHENLEHLAMMERVLGPLPEHMVQRADRGAEKYFRRGSRLNWPEGAVSRESIRAVNKLYCLKDLVSQHVVSSRSSLADLLQGLLKYDPSERLTARQALSHPFFQNLTLRE from the exons ATGGTGGCCATAGGAATTGAAGGAATGGAGAGGGAGCAACGAATCAGGAAAAGGCCTCGGCTCACATGGGACGTGGCTCCATCTGAGCCACAG GTGAAACGGGCACAGGTGGTGAGTAACGAAGGGGTGAATAGAAGAAGGCATGCGTCGCCGCCCAGAAGGGACGACGATCGCGAGGGCCATTACGTCTTCAATCTTGGCGAGAATCTCACTCCTAGAT ATAAGATACTCTGCAAGATGGGTGAAG GCACATTTGGTCGGGTTTTGGAATGTTGGGACCGTCAAACAAGAGAGTATGTGGCAATCAAGGTTGTCCGAAGCATACGCAAATACCGTGATGCAGCTATGATCGAGGTTGATGTGCTTCAACATCTTGCCAAGAATGATAAAGGCAACTCACA TTGTGTTCAGATTCGGAACTGGTTTGATTACCGGAATCACATATGCATT GTGTTTGAGAAGCTTGGACCAAGCTTATTTGATTTtctaaagagaaataaatactGCCCATTCCCTGTGGATCTTGTTCGGGAATTTGGAAGACAGCTTTTGGAATCTGTAGCATGTGTGTGGATAGTTCATAGCCTTTTGtcgtatttactcattttatttttcttatctttcctAACCAATAACCCAGATCTGTTTCTTGGCCTGTTTTGTTTGTCCAGGAgtgagttttgttttgattttttcctccttttgacttctttctttgctttatCATATCCGGCAGATATGCATGATTTACACTTAATTCACACTGACCTGAAGCCAGAAAATATACTTCTTGTATCATCTGAACATATAAAGCTTCCTGGTTGTAAG AGATTTTCTTCGGATGAAATGCAATTCAGGTGCTTGCCCAAGTCTAGTGCCATTAAGCTGATTGATTTTGGCAGTACTGCCTTTGACAATCAGAATCATAGCTCCATTGTGTCAACGAGACATTACAGAGCCCCTGAGGTTATTTTAG GATTAGGATGGAGTTATCCGTGTGATTTGTGGAGTGTTGGCTGCATACTTATTGAACTATGCTCA GGTGGAGCATTATTTCAGACGCATGAGAACCTAGAGCATTTGGCAATGATGGAGAGGGTGTTGGGACCTCTGCCAGAGCATATGGTTCAAAGGGCCGA CCGAGGTGCTGAAAAGTACTTCAGGCGAGGCTCACGACTGAATTGGCCAGAAGGAGCAGTTTCAAGGGAGAGCATTAGAGCTGTCAATAAGCTTTACTGTTTAAAG GATCTGGTATCTCAACATGTAGTGTCCTCAAGATCCTCCCTCGCTGATTTATTGCAAGGCTTGTTGAAGTATGATCCCTCCGAACGTCTCACGGCTAGACAAGCTCTTAGTCATCCCTTCTTTCAGAATCTAACTTTGAGAGAGTAG
- the LOC108979624 gene encoding serine/threonine-protein kinase AFC3 isoform X5: MVAIGIEGMEREQRIRKRPRLTWDVAPSEPQVKRAQVVSNEGVNRRRHASPPRRDDDREGHYVFNLGENLTPRYKILCKMGEGTFGRVLECWDRQTREYVAIKVVRSIRKYRDAAMIEVDVLQHLAKNDKGNSHCVQIRNWFDYRNHICIVFEKLGPSLFDFLKRNKYCPFPVDLVREFGRQLLESVAYMHDLHLIHTDLKPENILLVSSEHIKLPGCKLAMVQRFSSDEMQFRCLPKSSAIKLIDFGSTAFDNQNHSSIVSTRHYRAPEVILGLGWSYPCDLWSVGCILIELCSGGALFQTHENLEHLAMMERVLGPLPEHMVQRADRGAEKYFRRGSRLNWPEGAVSRESIRAVNKLYCLKDLVSQHVVSSRSSLADLLQGLLKYDPSERLTARQALSHPFFQNLTLRE, from the exons ATGGTGGCCATAGGAATTGAAGGAATGGAGAGGGAGCAACGAATCAGGAAAAGGCCTCGGCTCACATGGGACGTGGCTCCATCTGAGCCACAG GTGAAACGGGCACAGGTGGTGAGTAACGAAGGGGTGAATAGAAGAAGGCATGCGTCGCCGCCCAGAAGGGACGACGATCGCGAGGGCCATTACGTCTTCAATCTTGGCGAGAATCTCACTCCTAGAT ATAAGATACTCTGCAAGATGGGTGAAG GCACATTTGGTCGGGTTTTGGAATGTTGGGACCGTCAAACAAGAGAGTATGTGGCAATCAAGGTTGTCCGAAGCATACGCAAATACCGTGATGCAGCTATGATCGAGGTTGATGTGCTTCAACATCTTGCCAAGAATGATAAAGGCAACTCACA TTGTGTTCAGATTCGGAACTGGTTTGATTACCGGAATCACATATGCATT GTGTTTGAGAAGCTTGGACCAAGCTTATTTGATTTtctaaagagaaataaatactGCCCATTCCCTGTGGATCTTGTTCGGGAATTTGGAAGACAGCTTTTGGAATCTGTAGCAT ATATGCATGATTTACACTTAATTCACACTGACCTGAAGCCAGAAAATATACTTCTTGTATCATCTGAACATATAAAGCTTCCTGGTTGTAAG cttGCAATGGTACAGAGATTTTCTTCGGATGAAATGCAATTCAGGTGCTTGCCCAAGTCTAGTGCCATTAAGCTGATTGATTTTGGCAGTACTGCCTTTGACAATCAGAATCATAGCTCCATTGTGTCAACGAGACATTACAGAGCCCCTGAGGTTATTTTAG GATTAGGATGGAGTTATCCGTGTGATTTGTGGAGTGTTGGCTGCATACTTATTGAACTATGCTCA GGTGGAGCATTATTTCAGACGCATGAGAACCTAGAGCATTTGGCAATGATGGAGAGGGTGTTGGGACCTCTGCCAGAGCATATGGTTCAAAGGGCCGA CCGAGGTGCTGAAAAGTACTTCAGGCGAGGCTCACGACTGAATTGGCCAGAAGGAGCAGTTTCAAGGGAGAGCATTAGAGCTGTCAATAAGCTTTACTGTTTAAAG GATCTGGTATCTCAACATGTAGTGTCCTCAAGATCCTCCCTCGCTGATTTATTGCAAGGCTTGTTGAAGTATGATCCCTCCGAACGTCTCACGGCTAGACAAGCTCTTAGTCATCCCTTCTTTCAGAATCTAACTTTGAGAGAGTAG
- the LOC108979624 gene encoding serine/threonine-protein kinase AFC3 isoform X6, with amino-acid sequence MVAIGIEGMEREQRIRKRPRLTWDVAPSEPQVKRAQVVSNEGVNRRRHASPPRRDDDREGHYVFNLGENLTPRYKILCKMGEGTFGRVLECWDRQTREYVAIKVVRSIRKYRDAAMIEVDVLQHLAKNDKGNSHCVQIRNWFDYRNHICIVFEKLGPSLFDFLKRNKYCPFPVDLVREFGRQLLESVAYMHDLHLIHTDLKPENILLVSSEHIKLPGCKRFSSDEMQFRCLPKSSAIKLIDFGSTAFDNQNHSSIVSTRHYRAPEVILGLGWSYPCDLWSVGCILIELCSGGALFQTHENLEHLAMMERVLGPLPEHMVQRADRGAEKYFRRGSRLNWPEGAVSRESIRAVNKLYCLKDLVSQHVVSSRSSLADLLQGLLKYDPSERLTARQALSHPFFQNLTLRE; translated from the exons ATGGTGGCCATAGGAATTGAAGGAATGGAGAGGGAGCAACGAATCAGGAAAAGGCCTCGGCTCACATGGGACGTGGCTCCATCTGAGCCACAG GTGAAACGGGCACAGGTGGTGAGTAACGAAGGGGTGAATAGAAGAAGGCATGCGTCGCCGCCCAGAAGGGACGACGATCGCGAGGGCCATTACGTCTTCAATCTTGGCGAGAATCTCACTCCTAGAT ATAAGATACTCTGCAAGATGGGTGAAG GCACATTTGGTCGGGTTTTGGAATGTTGGGACCGTCAAACAAGAGAGTATGTGGCAATCAAGGTTGTCCGAAGCATACGCAAATACCGTGATGCAGCTATGATCGAGGTTGATGTGCTTCAACATCTTGCCAAGAATGATAAAGGCAACTCACA TTGTGTTCAGATTCGGAACTGGTTTGATTACCGGAATCACATATGCATT GTGTTTGAGAAGCTTGGACCAAGCTTATTTGATTTtctaaagagaaataaatactGCCCATTCCCTGTGGATCTTGTTCGGGAATTTGGAAGACAGCTTTTGGAATCTGTAGCAT ATATGCATGATTTACACTTAATTCACACTGACCTGAAGCCAGAAAATATACTTCTTGTATCATCTGAACATATAAAGCTTCCTGGTTGTAAG AGATTTTCTTCGGATGAAATGCAATTCAGGTGCTTGCCCAAGTCTAGTGCCATTAAGCTGATTGATTTTGGCAGTACTGCCTTTGACAATCAGAATCATAGCTCCATTGTGTCAACGAGACATTACAGAGCCCCTGAGGTTATTTTAG GATTAGGATGGAGTTATCCGTGTGATTTGTGGAGTGTTGGCTGCATACTTATTGAACTATGCTCA GGTGGAGCATTATTTCAGACGCATGAGAACCTAGAGCATTTGGCAATGATGGAGAGGGTGTTGGGACCTCTGCCAGAGCATATGGTTCAAAGGGCCGA CCGAGGTGCTGAAAAGTACTTCAGGCGAGGCTCACGACTGAATTGGCCAGAAGGAGCAGTTTCAAGGGAGAGCATTAGAGCTGTCAATAAGCTTTACTGTTTAAAG GATCTGGTATCTCAACATGTAGTGTCCTCAAGATCCTCCCTCGCTGATTTATTGCAAGGCTTGTTGAAGTATGATCCCTCCGAACGTCTCACGGCTAGACAAGCTCTTAGTCATCCCTTCTTTCAGAATCTAACTTTGAGAGAGTAG
- the LOC108979617 gene encoding two-on-two hemoglobin-3-like, translating into MQSLQAKASQWSGVSQDDAFSIDQTNLFQKLGLQTFINLSTNFYTRVYDDEEEWFRSIFANSKKEDAIRNQYEFFVQRMGGPPLYTQRRGHPALIARHRPFPVTHRAAERWLHHMQQALESTPDIDADSKIRMMNFFRHTAFFLVAGDELKSPNQQPLCKHGTSNQLPM; encoded by the exons ATGCAATCGCTGCAAGCCAAGGCCTCCCAGTGGAGCGGAGTCAGCCAAGACGACGCCTTTTCCATTGATCAAACCAATCTCTTCCAGAAACTAGGTCTCCAGACCTTCATTAACCTCTCCACCAATTTCTACACCAG gGTATATGATGACGAGGAAGAATGGTTCCGCTCAATTTTTGCGAATTCGAAGAAAGAGGACGCGATTCGAAACCAATACGAGTTTTTCGTGCAGAGAATGGGAGGGCCTCCTCTCTACACTCAGCGAAGAG GCCATCCTGCGCTGATTGCACGTCACCGACCATTTCCTGTCACACATCGAGCCGCAGAGAGGTGGTTGCATCACATGCAACAAGCATTGGAAAGCACCCCGGATATCGATGCAGACTCGAAAATTAGAATGATGAACTTCTTCAG GCACACAGCATTCTTTCTTGTGGCTGGAGATGAGCTCAAGAGTCCAAACCAACAACCCCTGTGTAAGCATGGGACCAGCAACCAGCTGCCCATGTAA
- the LOC108979621 gene encoding uncharacterized protein LOC108979621, which yields MGIKKWWNLDSETPHECIQLGRSCVESSKNSSTQIQSRWKLFWKKTKSEKKFPGRTTPAVTLMRAATYDSKTYSKNFDQGTGWMDPDNLSRSFSARFADPSRVLRSVRMGSLLD from the coding sequence ATGGGTATTAAGAAGTGGTGGAATCTGGATTCAGAGACTCCTCATGAATGCATCCAGCTAGGCCGGAGCTGTGTGGAAAGCTCCAAAAACAGCAGCACACAAATACAGTCGAGATGGAAATTGTTTTGGAAGAAAACCAAAAGTGAGAAGAAGTTTCCTGGCAGAACTACTCCTGCAGTTACGTTAATGCGTGCTGCTACATACGATTCCAAGACGTATTCCAAGAACTTCGATCAAGGAACTGGGTGGATGGATCCCGATAATCTTTCTCGGTCTTTCTCAGCTCGGTTTGCAGATCCTTCTAGAGTTCTACGAAGTGTACGAATGGGCAGTTTATTGGATTGA